The Limnochorda sp. LNt genome includes a region encoding these proteins:
- the rpoC gene encoding DNA-directed RNA polymerase subunit beta', translated as MPTLDVNNFDRIRIGLASPDQIRAWSYGEVKKPETINYRTLKPERDGLFCEKIFGPTRDWECHCGKYKRVRYKGVICDRCGVEVTRSKVRRERMGHIELAAPVSHIWYFKGIPSRMGLLLDLSPRALEKVLYFAAYIVIDPGSTPLMKKQLLTESEYREYRDKYGDAFKAGMGAEAIKVLLQEIDLDRMAQELRREVRETTGQRRVRAVRRLEVVEAFRKSGNRPEWMILDVIPVIPPELRPMVQLDGGRFATSDLNDLYRRVINRNNRLKRLLELGAPDIIVRNEKRMLQEAVDALIDNGRRGRPVTGPGNRPLKSLSDMLKGKQGRFRQNLLGKRVDYSGRSVIVVGPELKLHQCGLPKEMALELFKPFVMKRLVDRNFAHNIKSAKRMVERMESPVWDVLEEVIKEHPVLLNRAPTLHRLGIQAFEPVLVEGRAIQIHPLVCTAYNADFDGDQMAVHVPLSAEAQAEARLLMLSTYNMLLPATGRPVVTPTQDMVIGCYYLTLDKEGAPGSGMAFSSPDEVRMAYDEGVVELHAPIEVRLENGQRVKTTAGRIFFRSALPEKLLSEENWNRVMDRKQLARIVDELYRTYGPEQSAGVLDRIKFLGFHFATVSGTTVGIEDIEIPPEKAQILQKADEQVERVEQQHRRGLLTAEERYQRIVEIWTRTKDEVTQAMLRNLGRFNPVYMMAISGARGNESQLAQLAGMRGLVADPTGRTIEIPIRANFREGLTVLEYFISTHGTRKGLADTALRTADSGYLTRRLVDVAQDVLVREEECGTTEFVEVGPLTDPSSGLVIESLRERIAGRLAGEDIRHPETGEVLVRANEMIDDDKAALLEQLGLDRVPVRSVLVCQSRYGVCAACYGRNLATGQMVEVGEAVGIIAAQSIGEPGTQLTMRTFHTGGVAGQDITSGLPRVEELFEARRPKGQAVMTEISGTVYLQESKTTRRVVVRSDEGEERPYVIPYGSRLLVQQGQRVEAGDRLTEGPINPHDILRVKGLRGVQMYLLQEVQNVYRSQGVDINDKHIEIIIRQMLRKVRVEDPGDTDLLPGGIVEQHELEDENRRVLAEGGQPATWKPVLLGITKASLATESFLSAASFQETTRVLTDASIKAKTDPLLGLKENVIIGKLIPAGTGMSRYRQIKVALSPDARPAAPPLVDGASALGRILRQGPAAAADGDDGRLAAGAAGEGPSDLERQAVAADGRPEGADEERGDSE; from the coding sequence GTGCCGACGCTGGACGTCAACAACTTCGACCGGATCCGCATCGGGCTGGCCTCTCCGGACCAGATCCGGGCGTGGTCCTACGGCGAGGTCAAGAAGCCCGAGACCATCAACTATCGCACGCTCAAGCCCGAGCGTGACGGGCTGTTCTGCGAGAAGATCTTCGGCCCGACCCGGGATTGGGAGTGCCACTGCGGCAAGTACAAGCGGGTGCGCTACAAGGGGGTCATCTGCGATCGCTGCGGCGTCGAGGTGACCCGTAGCAAGGTGCGCCGGGAGCGGATGGGCCACATCGAGCTGGCGGCACCCGTCTCCCACATCTGGTACTTCAAGGGCATCCCGAGCCGGATGGGGCTGCTGCTGGACCTGTCTCCCCGCGCCCTTGAGAAGGTGCTCTACTTCGCCGCCTACATCGTCATCGACCCGGGCAGCACCCCGCTGATGAAGAAGCAGCTCCTGACCGAGAGCGAGTACCGGGAGTACCGGGACAAGTACGGTGACGCCTTCAAGGCCGGCATGGGGGCCGAGGCCATCAAGGTGCTGCTCCAGGAGATCGACCTGGACCGCATGGCACAGGAGCTGCGCCGGGAGGTGCGGGAGACCACCGGGCAGCGGCGGGTGCGGGCCGTGCGGCGCCTGGAGGTGGTGGAGGCCTTCCGCAAGTCCGGCAACCGGCCGGAGTGGATGATCCTCGACGTCATCCCGGTCATCCCGCCGGAGCTGCGGCCCATGGTGCAGCTCGACGGCGGGCGGTTCGCCACGTCGGACCTCAACGACCTCTACCGCCGGGTCATCAACCGCAACAACCGCCTCAAGCGACTGCTGGAGCTGGGGGCGCCCGACATCATCGTACGCAACGAGAAGCGCATGCTGCAGGAGGCCGTCGACGCGCTCATCGACAACGGCCGGCGCGGCCGCCCGGTAACGGGTCCGGGCAACCGGCCCCTCAAGTCCCTCTCCGACATGCTCAAGGGCAAGCAGGGGCGATTCCGTCAGAACCTGCTGGGCAAGCGGGTCGACTACTCGGGCCGCTCGGTCATCGTGGTGGGCCCGGAGCTCAAGCTCCACCAGTGCGGCCTGCCCAAGGAGATGGCGCTGGAGCTCTTCAAGCCCTTCGTCATGAAGCGGTTGGTGGACCGCAACTTCGCCCACAACATCAAGAGCGCCAAGCGCATGGTGGAGCGGATGGAGTCGCCGGTCTGGGACGTGCTGGAGGAGGTCATCAAAGAGCACCCGGTGCTGCTCAACCGGGCGCCGACCCTGCACCGGCTGGGGATCCAGGCCTTCGAGCCGGTCCTGGTGGAGGGCCGCGCCATCCAGATCCACCCGCTGGTCTGCACGGCGTACAACGCCGACTTCGACGGCGACCAGATGGCCGTGCACGTCCCCCTGTCGGCCGAGGCGCAGGCCGAGGCCCGACTGCTCATGCTCTCCACGTACAACATGCTCCTGCCCGCCACGGGCCGGCCGGTCGTGACCCCGACGCAGGACATGGTCATCGGCTGCTACTACCTCACCCTGGACAAGGAGGGGGCCCCGGGCAGCGGCATGGCCTTCTCCAGCCCCGACGAGGTGCGCATGGCCTACGACGAGGGCGTCGTGGAGCTGCACGCCCCCATCGAGGTGAGGCTGGAGAACGGTCAGCGGGTCAAGACGACGGCGGGCCGCATCTTCTTCCGCAGCGCGCTGCCGGAGAAGCTCCTGTCGGAGGAGAACTGGAACCGGGTCATGGACCGCAAGCAACTGGCCCGGATCGTCGACGAGCTGTACCGGACCTACGGGCCGGAGCAGAGCGCCGGCGTCTTGGACCGCATCAAGTTCCTCGGCTTCCACTTCGCGACCGTCTCGGGCACCACCGTCGGCATCGAGGACATCGAGATCCCGCCCGAGAAGGCCCAGATCCTGCAGAAGGCCGACGAGCAGGTGGAGCGGGTCGAGCAGCAGCACCGGCGAGGACTCCTGACGGCCGAGGAGCGCTACCAGCGCATCGTGGAGATCTGGACCCGCACCAAGGATGAGGTGACGCAGGCCATGCTGCGAAACCTCGGCCGCTTCAACCCCGTCTACATGATGGCCATCTCGGGCGCCCGGGGCAACGAGAGCCAGCTGGCGCAGCTGGCGGGGATGCGAGGGTTGGTCGCCGATCCCACCGGTCGCACCATCGAGATCCCCATCCGCGCCAACTTCCGCGAGGGCCTGACGGTGCTGGAGTACTTCATCTCCACCCACGGCACCCGCAAGGGACTGGCCGACACGGCGCTGCGCACGGCCGACTCGGGCTACCTGACCCGGCGCCTGGTGGACGTGGCCCAGGACGTGCTGGTGCGGGAGGAGGAGTGCGGCACCACCGAGTTCGTCGAGGTGGGGCCCCTCACCGACCCCTCCAGCGGCCTGGTCATCGAGAGCCTGCGGGAGCGCATCGCCGGCCGCCTGGCCGGGGAGGACATCCGCCACCCCGAGACCGGCGAGGTGCTGGTGCGGGCCAACGAGATGATCGACGACGACAAGGCGGCACTGCTGGAACAGCTCGGACTGGATCGGGTGCCGGTGCGGTCGGTCCTGGTCTGCCAGAGCCGGTACGGGGTCTGTGCGGCCTGCTACGGCCGCAACCTGGCCACGGGCCAGATGGTCGAGGTGGGCGAGGCGGTCGGCATCATCGCCGCCCAGTCCATCGGCGAGCCCGGTACGCAGCTCACCATGCGCACCTTCCACACGGGCGGGGTCGCCGGGCAGGACATCACGTCGGGTCTGCCCCGGGTAGAGGAGCTCTTCGAGGCGCGCCGGCCCAAGGGCCAGGCCGTCATGACCGAGATCTCCGGCACGGTCTACCTGCAGGAGTCCAAGACAACCCGGCGCGTGGTCGTGCGCTCCGACGAGGGCGAGGAGCGCCCCTACGTCATCCCGTACGGCTCGCGCCTCTTGGTGCAGCAGGGGCAGCGGGTCGAGGCGGGCGACCGGCTGACGGAGGGCCCCATCAACCCGCACGACATCCTGCGGGTCAAGGGCCTGCGAGGCGTGCAGATGTACCTGCTCCAGGAGGTGCAGAACGTCTACCGCTCGCAGGGCGTCGACATCAACGACAAGCACATCGAGATCATCATCCGCCAGATGTTGCGCAAGGTGCGGGTGGAGGATCCGGGCGACACGGACCTGCTGCCGGGCGGCATCGTGGAGCAGCACGAGCTGGAGGACGAGAACCGCCGGGTCCTGGCCGAGGGCGGCCAGCCCGCCACCTGGAAGCCCGTCCTGCTGGGCATCACCAAGGCGTCGCTGGCCACCGAGAGCTTCCTGTCGGCGGCGTCGTTCCAGGAGACGACCCGGGTGCTGACGGACGCCTCCATCAAGGCCAAGACGGACCCGTTGCTGGGCCTCAAGGAGAACGTCATCATCGGCAAGCTGATCCCGGCTGGCACGGGCATGTCGCGCTACCGCCAGATCAAGGTCGCCCTCTCACCCGATGCCAGACCCGCCGCGCCGCCCCTCGTCGACGGCGCATCGGCCCTGGGCCGGATCCTGCGCCAGGGGCCGGCCGCGGCGGCGGACGGCGACGACGGGCGTCTGGCAGCGGGCGCGGCCGGGGAGGGCCCCTCGGACCTGGAGAGGCAGGCCGTCGCGGCGGACGGCCGGCCGGAGGGGGCGGACGAGGAGCGCGGCGACTCCGAGTGA
- the fusA gene encoding elongation factor G: MAHIDAGKTTTTERILFYTGKVHRIGEVHEGAATMDWMVQERERGITITSAATTCYWRGFRINIIDTPGHVDFTVEVERSLRVLDGAVAIFDAVQGVEPQSETVWRQADRYGVPRLAYVNKMDRVGADFLRVVDDIRRRLGARAVPIQLPVGVEDSFRGVVDLLRRKAILYVDDLGTRSDETDIPAEMAELVERTRQATVEAIVETDDELMARYLEGEAIEIEALRRALRQATVTGRLVPVLCGSSFRNKGVQPLLDAVVDYLPSPLDLPPVEGTHPDSGETLTRELVDQAPLAALAFKIQVDPYVGKLCYLRVYSGVLRSGTYVYNANKRAKERIGRILRMHANHREDVEAAASGDIVAAVGLRQTVTGDTLCAEEAPILLEAPQFPEPVISQSIEPKTKADQDKLGVALQRLAEEDPTFRVRVDAETGQTLIAGMGELHLEIIVDRLLREFKVEANVGRPQVAYRETIRRKVQAEGRFIRQTGGRGQYGHVWLELEPLAAGAGFEFVNKIVGGVVPKEYIPAVEAGVREAMQNGVLAGYPVVDVRVTLFDGSYHEVDSSEMAFKVAASMAFKEAARKAEPVLLEPIMSVEVVTPEEFLGDVIGNLNARRGHVEGMERRGNTQVVRARVPLATMFGYATDLRSMTQGRATYTMQFSHYEEVPANIAQELLARV, translated from the coding sequence ATGGCTCATATCGACGCCGGCAAGACCACCACGACCGAGCGGATCTTGTTCTACACGGGCAAGGTGCACCGCATCGGCGAGGTGCACGAGGGCGCCGCGACCATGGACTGGATGGTCCAGGAGCGGGAGCGGGGCATCACCATCACCTCGGCGGCGACGACCTGCTACTGGCGGGGCTTCCGCATCAACATCATCGATACCCCGGGGCACGTCGACTTCACCGTCGAGGTGGAGCGGTCCCTGCGCGTGCTGGACGGCGCGGTGGCCATCTTCGACGCCGTGCAGGGGGTGGAGCCCCAGTCGGAGACGGTCTGGCGCCAGGCGGATCGCTACGGGGTCCCCCGCCTCGCGTACGTCAACAAGATGGACCGGGTCGGGGCCGACTTCCTGCGGGTCGTCGACGACATCCGGCGGCGTCTGGGTGCGAGGGCCGTGCCGATCCAGCTGCCGGTCGGGGTGGAGGACAGCTTCCGCGGCGTCGTGGATCTGCTGCGCCGCAAGGCCATCCTCTACGTCGACGACCTGGGCACCCGCAGCGACGAGACCGACATCCCGGCCGAGATGGCCGAGCTGGTGGAGCGCACCCGCCAGGCCACGGTCGAGGCCATCGTCGAGACCGACGACGAGTTGATGGCGCGCTACCTGGAGGGCGAGGCGATCGAGATCGAAGCCCTGCGGCGCGCGCTGCGGCAGGCCACCGTCACGGGGCGGCTGGTGCCGGTGTTGTGCGGCTCGTCCTTCCGCAACAAAGGCGTGCAGCCGCTGCTCGACGCCGTGGTCGACTACCTGCCCTCTCCCCTGGATCTGCCCCCGGTGGAGGGCACCCACCCCGACAGCGGCGAGACCCTGACGCGGGAGCTGGTGGACCAGGCGCCTCTGGCGGCTCTGGCCTTCAAGATCCAGGTCGATCCGTACGTAGGCAAGCTTTGCTATTTGCGTGTCTACTCCGGCGTGCTCCGGTCCGGCACGTACGTCTACAACGCCAACAAGCGGGCCAAGGAGCGCATCGGGCGTATCTTGCGGATGCACGCCAACCATCGGGAGGACGTCGAGGCGGCCGCCTCGGGCGACATCGTGGCGGCCGTCGGGCTGCGCCAGACGGTGACCGGCGACACGCTCTGCGCCGAGGAGGCGCCCATCTTGCTGGAGGCGCCCCAGTTTCCCGAGCCGGTCATCTCGCAGTCTATCGAGCCCAAGACCAAGGCTGACCAGGATAAGCTCGGGGTCGCCCTTCAGCGTCTGGCCGAGGAGGACCCCACGTTTCGGGTGCGGGTCGACGCGGAGACGGGGCAGACGCTCATCGCAGGCATGGGCGAGCTGCACCTGGAGATCATCGTCGACCGCCTCCTTCGGGAGTTCAAGGTGGAGGCCAACGTGGGGCGGCCCCAGGTGGCCTACCGGGAGACCATCCGGCGCAAGGTCCAGGCCGAGGGGCGGTTCATTCGCCAGACGGGTGGGCGGGGCCAGTACGGCCACGTCTGGCTGGAGCTGGAGCCTCTTGCTGCCGGCGCGGGCTTCGAGTTCGTCAACAAGATCGTGGGGGGTGTGGTCCCCAAGGAGTACATCCCCGCGGTCGAGGCGGGCGTGCGTGAGGCCATGCAAAACGGCGTGCTGGCTGGCTACCCCGTCGTGGACGTGCGGGTGACCCTCTTCGACGGCTCCTACCACGAGGTGGACTCGTCGGAGATGGCCTTCAAGGTGGCGGCGTCCATGGCGTTCAAGGAGGCGGCCCGCAAGGCGGAGCCGGTCTTGCTGGAGCCCATCATGAGCGTCGAGGTGGTGACGCCGGAGGAGTTCCTGGGGGACGTCATCGGCAATCTCAACGCGCGCCGGGGCCACGTCGAGGGCATGGAGCGACGAGGCAACACGCAGGTCGTCCGGGCCCGGGTGCCGCTGGCGACCATGTTTGGCTACGCCACGGATCTGCGGTCCATGACCCAGGGACGCGCGACGTACACCATGCAGTTCTCCCATTACGAGGAAGTGCCAGCCAACATCGCGCAGGAGCTGCTGGCCCGCGTGTAG
- the rpsL gene encoding 30S ribosomal protein S12 produces the protein MPTFNQLVRQGRKQVERKSKAPAFHFVQNTRTGRRLERPEGAPQKRGVCTRVYTTTPKKPNSALRKVARVRLTNGIEVTAYIPGEGHNLQEHSVVLIRGGRVKDLPGVRYHIIRGTLDAAGVANRRQGRSKYGAKRPK, from the coding sequence TTGCCGACCTTCAATCAGCTGGTGCGGCAGGGGCGCAAGCAGGTGGAGCGCAAGAGCAAGGCGCCGGCGTTCCACTTCGTGCAGAACACCCGGACCGGCCGGCGTCTCGAGCGGCCGGAGGGCGCCCCTCAGAAGCGAGGGGTGTGCACCCGTGTCTACACCACCACACCCAAGAAGCCCAACTCTGCGCTTCGCAAGGTGGCACGGGTCCGCCTGACCAATGGCATCGAGGTGACCGCGTACATCCCCGGGGAGGGCCACAACCTCCAGGAGCACTCGGTGGTGCTCATCCGGGGCGGACGCGTCAAGGACCTGCCTGGAGTCCGCTACCACATCATTCGCGGGACTCTGGACGCAGCCGGTGTGGCAAACCGGCGGCAGGGCCGGTCGAAGTACGGGGCCAAGCGGCCCAAGTGA
- the rpsG gene encoding 30S ribosomal protein S7 gives MPRRGPAPRREVAPDPLYNSELVHRLINKVMRDGKKSLAQRIVYGALDLIRERAGRDPVEVLDQALKNAMPMLEVRPRRVGGATYQVPIEVRPERRVSLGLRWIVEYARQRKDHTMQERLAHELLDAANGQGGAVKRREDTHRMAEANRAFAHYRW, from the coding sequence ATGCCGCGCAGGGGACCGGCGCCGCGCAGGGAGGTGGCACCAGATCCGCTCTACAACAGCGAGCTGGTGCATCGGCTCATCAACAAGGTGATGCGGGACGGCAAGAAGAGCCTGGCCCAGCGCATCGTCTACGGGGCGTTGGACCTGATCCGGGAACGCGCCGGCCGGGATCCGGTCGAGGTGCTCGATCAGGCGCTCAAAAACGCCATGCCCATGCTGGAGGTGCGCCCGCGCCGGGTCGGTGGCGCCACGTACCAGGTACCCATCGAGGTGCGGCCGGAGCGGCGGGTCTCGTTGGGGTTGCGGTGGATCGTCGAGTACGCGCGTCAGCGCAAGGACCATACCATGCAGGAGCGCCTGGCCCACGAGCTGCTGGATGCAGCCAACGGCCAGGGCGGCGCCGTCAAGCGCCGGGAGGATACGCACCGCATGGCGGAGGCTAACCGGGCCTTCGCGCACTACCGCTGGTGA
- the rpoB gene encoding DNA-directed RNA polymerase subunit beta, whose protein sequence is MAVAVGARRRERVSFGKIREVLELPDLIELQLRSYRWFKEEGLAETFRDISPIQDFTGNLVLEFLEHSFGEPKYSVEECKERDATYAAPLKVRVRLIKKDTGEVKEQEVYMGEFPLMTDKGTFVINGAERVVVSQLVRSPGVYYSQERDTSGRPILQASVIPNRGAWLELETDAQNVIWVRIDRTRKLPATVLVRAAGYSTNAQLLEVLGDSEPVRLTLDRDATDSETDALIEIYKRLRPGEPPTEESARTLFESLFYDPKRYDLAAVGRYKINKKLRLSGRIVGARLEQPVVHPETGEILADAGARVTREMAEQLEQAGVREVVIEGKAGPIKVVSNGQPPIEQRVLTPDDLVAIVNYMSNLIQGVGQTDDIDHLGNRRLKTVGELLQNQFRIGLARMERVIRERMTIQGSEDIVTPQLLINIRPVVAAIKEFFGSSQLSQFMDQTNPLAELTHKRRMSALGPGGLSRERAGFEVRDVHHSHYGRMCPIETPEGPNIGLIGSLTTYARVNEFGFIETPYRRVKDGVVTDEVRYLTADEEDVYVIAQANEPTDEHGRFVNSRVAARYMDEIRLVPPEQVDFMDVSPKQIVSVATALIPFLENDDASRALMGSNMQRQAVPLIRTEAPLVGTGMEYRAAVDSGVVVVARRSGVVTYADAREIRIRADEGGEDRYRLLKFQRSNQGTCINQRPIVTTGQYVETGQPIADGPSTDMGELALGRNVLVAFMPWEGYNFEDAVLISEKLVREDVFTSIHIEEYECQARDTKLGPEEITRDIPNVGEDMLKNLDENGIIRIGAEVRPGDILVGKVTPKGETELTAEERLLRAIFGEKAREVRDTSLRVPHGEGGVVVDVKRFRRDAGDELAPGVSEMVRVYVAQKRKISVGDKMAGRHGNKGVIARILPEEDMPFLPDGTPVEIVLNPLGVPSRMNIGQVLETHLGWAAKALGWHVATPVFDGATEREVLETLRKAGLPEDGKIVLYDGRTGEPFQNRVTVGYIYMLKLAHLVDDKIHARSTGPYSLVTQQPLGGKAQFGGQRFGEMEVWALEAYGAAHTLQELLTVKSDDVLGRVRTYEAIVKGDNVPEPGVPESFKVLIKELQSLGLDVRVLSEESKEIEIREEDDDLPLRELGIHLERRETEEAPQPEELQVPVTAAEGAEEEGDGRGRAGVRVAEEPSEVATLRALLAGTGLGAGLGRPADGAVASDASPSRPSRARESTEPEEQPALPARRSSRGERLGEAEEDGERSARLQRSRDDEDAFEDVPGLDEEGGEDEDLGLDFTEDEDELAEEEYPLDDDDEESLDEDFDEDVSEDGFDEGDEDDFGEEDLGDDEGLDDEDGYVDEDDDGDDDDEPYGRRSRRRWE, encoded by the coding sequence TTGGCCGTTGCCGTCGGGGCGCGAAGGCGGGAGCGGGTCAGTTTCGGAAAGATCCGGGAGGTCCTGGAGCTCCCGGATCTGATCGAGCTGCAGCTGCGCTCGTACCGGTGGTTCAAGGAGGAGGGGCTGGCCGAGACCTTCCGAGACATCTCGCCCATTCAGGACTTCACCGGCAACCTGGTGCTGGAGTTCTTGGAGCACTCTTTCGGTGAGCCCAAGTACTCGGTGGAGGAGTGCAAGGAGCGGGACGCCACCTACGCCGCGCCCCTCAAGGTGCGTGTGCGCCTCATCAAGAAGGACACCGGCGAGGTCAAGGAGCAAGAGGTCTACATGGGGGAGTTCCCCCTGATGACCGACAAGGGCACCTTCGTCATCAACGGTGCCGAACGAGTCGTCGTCTCCCAGCTGGTGCGCTCGCCGGGCGTCTACTACAGCCAGGAGCGCGACACCAGCGGACGGCCCATCCTGCAGGCCAGCGTCATCCCCAACCGCGGTGCCTGGCTCGAGCTGGAGACCGATGCTCAAAACGTCATCTGGGTGCGCATCGACCGGACGCGCAAGCTGCCCGCGACGGTGCTGGTGCGGGCCGCCGGCTACTCCACCAATGCCCAGCTCCTGGAGGTGCTGGGCGACTCCGAGCCGGTACGGCTGACGCTGGACCGTGACGCGACCGACAGCGAGACCGACGCCCTCATCGAGATCTACAAGCGCCTGCGCCCGGGCGAGCCGCCCACCGAGGAGAGCGCCCGGACCCTCTTCGAGTCTCTCTTCTACGACCCCAAGCGATACGACCTGGCCGCCGTCGGCCGCTACAAGATCAACAAGAAGCTCCGGCTGTCGGGTCGCATCGTGGGTGCCCGGCTGGAGCAGCCGGTGGTGCATCCCGAGACCGGCGAGATCCTGGCCGACGCAGGCGCCCGGGTCACCCGGGAGATGGCCGAGCAGCTGGAGCAGGCCGGCGTGCGCGAGGTCGTCATCGAGGGCAAGGCCGGCCCCATCAAGGTGGTCAGCAATGGCCAGCCTCCCATCGAGCAGCGGGTTTTGACGCCCGACGACCTGGTGGCCATCGTCAATTACATGAGCAACCTCATCCAGGGCGTCGGGCAGACCGACGACATCGACCACCTGGGCAACCGCCGGCTCAAGACGGTCGGTGAGCTGCTGCAAAACCAGTTCCGCATCGGGCTGGCGCGGATGGAGCGCGTCATCCGGGAGCGGATGACCATCCAGGGCAGCGAGGACATCGTGACGCCCCAGCTGCTCATCAACATCCGCCCCGTGGTGGCCGCCATCAAGGAGTTCTTCGGCTCCAGCCAGCTCTCCCAGTTCATGGATCAGACCAACCCTCTGGCGGAGCTGACCCACAAGCGCCGGATGTCGGCGCTGGGGCCCGGAGGGTTGTCCCGCGAGCGGGCCGGCTTCGAGGTGCGGGACGTCCACCACTCGCACTACGGGCGGATGTGCCCCATCGAGACGCCCGAGGGTCCCAACATCGGCCTCATCGGGTCGCTCACCACCTACGCCCGGGTCAACGAGTTCGGCTTCATCGAGACCCCGTACCGCCGGGTCAAGGACGGCGTGGTCACCGACGAGGTGCGGTACCTGACGGCCGACGAGGAGGACGTCTACGTCATCGCCCAGGCCAACGAGCCGACCGACGAGCACGGGCGGTTCGTCAACTCCCGCGTCGCGGCCCGGTACATGGACGAGATCCGGCTGGTGCCGCCCGAGCAGGTCGACTTCATGGACGTCTCGCCCAAGCAGATCGTCAGCGTGGCGACCGCGCTGATCCCCTTCCTGGAGAACGACGACGCCAGCCGGGCGCTGATGGGTTCCAACATGCAGCGCCAGGCGGTCCCCCTCATCCGCACCGAGGCGCCCCTGGTCGGCACGGGCATGGAGTACCGGGCTGCCGTCGACTCGGGGGTCGTGGTGGTGGCGCGCCGCTCGGGCGTCGTCACCTACGCGGACGCCCGGGAGATCCGGATCCGGGCCGACGAGGGCGGGGAGGATCGATACCGGCTCCTCAAGTTCCAGCGCTCCAACCAGGGCACCTGCATCAACCAGCGGCCCATCGTCACCACCGGCCAGTACGTCGAGACGGGCCAGCCCATCGCCGACGGCCCGTCGACCGACATGGGCGAGCTGGCCCTCGGGCGCAACGTACTGGTGGCCTTCATGCCGTGGGAGGGCTACAACTTCGAGGACGCCGTCCTCATCAGCGAGAAGCTGGTGCGGGAGGACGTCTTCACCTCCATCCACATCGAGGAGTACGAGTGCCAGGCCCGAGACACCAAGCTCGGTCCCGAGGAGATCACGCGGGACATCCCCAACGTCGGCGAAGACATGCTCAAGAACCTCGACGAGAACGGGATCATCCGCATCGGCGCCGAGGTGCGCCCGGGCGACATCCTGGTGGGCAAGGTGACGCCCAAGGGCGAGACCGAGCTGACGGCCGAGGAGCGGCTGCTGCGGGCCATCTTCGGCGAGAAGGCCCGCGAGGTGCGCGACACCTCGCTGCGGGTGCCGCACGGCGAGGGGGGCGTCGTCGTCGACGTCAAGCGCTTCCGCCGCGACGCCGGCGACGAGCTGGCGCCGGGCGTCTCGGAGATGGTGCGGGTCTACGTCGCCCAGAAGCGCAAGATCAGCGTCGGCGACAAGATGGCCGGCCGCCACGGCAACAAGGGCGTCATTGCCCGCATCCTGCCCGAGGAGGACATGCCGTTCCTGCCCGACGGCACCCCCGTGGAGATCGTGCTCAACCCGCTGGGCGTGCCCTCGCGGATGAACATCGGGCAGGTGCTGGAGACCCACCTGGGCTGGGCCGCCAAGGCCCTGGGCTGGCACGTGGCGACTCCCGTCTTCGATGGCGCGACGGAGCGCGAGGTGCTCGAGACGCTGCGCAAGGCCGGGCTGCCCGAGGACGGCAAGATCGTGCTGTACGACGGGCGCACCGGGGAGCCCTTCCAAAACCGGGTGACGGTCGGCTACATCTACATGCTGAAGCTGGCCCACCTCGTGGACGACAAGATCCACGCCCGCTCCACGGGGCCCTACTCGCTGGTGACGCAGCAGCCGCTGGGCGGCAAGGCCCAGTTCGGCGGGCAGCGCTTCGGCGAGATGGAGGTGTGGGCGCTCGAGGCGTACGGCGCCGCCCACACGCTCCAGGAGCTGCTGACCGTCAAGTCGGACGACGTGCTGGGCCGGGTGCGCACCTACGAGGCCATCGTCAAGGGCGACAACGTGCCGGAGCCCGGCGTGCCCGAGTCCTTCAAGGTGCTCATCAAGGAGCTCCAGAGCCTGGGCCTGGACGTGCGGGTGCTGTCGGAGGAGTCCAAGGAGATCGAGATCCGCGAGGAGGACGACGACCTGCCGCTGCGCGAGCTGGGCATCCACCTGGAGCGCCGGGAGACCGAGGAGGCGCCCCAGCCGGAGGAGCTCCAGGTGCCGGTCACGGCGGCCGAGGGGGCCGAAGAGGAGGGCGACGGCCGTGGCCGCGCAGGCGTCCGCGTTGCCGAGGAGCCGAGCGAAGTGGCGACGTTGCGGGCCCTGCTCGCGGGCACGGGCCTGGGGGCCGGCCTGGGACGACCCGCCGACGGCGCGGTGGCCTCCGACGCGTCGCCGAGCCGCCCCTCCCGCGCGCGGGAGTCCACCGAGCCCGAGGAGCAGCCGGCGCTGCCGGCGCGTCGGTCGTCGCGCGGCGAGCGCCTGGGCGAGGCCGAGGAGGATGGCGAGCGGTCGGCGCGGCTGCAGCGGTCGCGTGACGACGAGGATGCCTTCGAGGACGTCCCCGGCCTCGACGAGGAGGGCGGGGAGGACGAGGACCTCGGGCTCGACTTCACCGAGGACGAAGACGAGCTGGCGGAGGAGGAGTACCCGCTCGACGACGACGACGAGGAGTCCCTTGACGAGGACTTCGACGAGGACGTCTCGGAGGACGGCTTCGACGAGGGAGACGAGGACGACTTCGGCGAGGAGGATCTGGGCGACGACGAGGGCCTCGACGACGAGGACGGCTACGTCGACGAGGACGACGACGGCGACGACGATGACGAGCCGTACGGGCGCCGATCCCGCCGGCGCTGGGAGTGA
- a CDS encoding ribosomal L7Ae/L30e/S12e/Gadd45 family protein, whose protein sequence is MRRERRAVGARQTLRALHRGVAQVVYVARDADPAVTRPIVELSQRLAVELIYVDSMQALGRACGIDVGASAAALVAEEPPADAKRQRKGGA, encoded by the coding sequence TTGAGGCGAGAGCGCCGAGCGGTCGGGGCGCGGCAGACGTTGCGGGCTCTGCACCGCGGCGTGGCTCAGGTCGTCTACGTGGCGAGGGATGCGGACCCCGCGGTGACCCGGCCCATCGTGGAGCTGAGCCAGCGGCTGGCGGTGGAGCTGATCTACGTCGACAGCATGCAGGCGCTCGGCAGGGCGTGCGGCATCGACGTCGGAGCGTCCGCGGCGGCGCTCGTGGCGGAGGAGCCGCCCGCCGATGCGAAGCGGCAGAGGAAGGGGGGAGCATAG